Proteins from a genomic interval of Streptomyces sp. SID8374:
- a CDS encoding phosphoadenylyl-sulfate reductase, whose amino-acid sequence MTDTLISGELTDRELQELAEQAGRELEDASATEILKWAADTFGPRFCVTSSMEDAVVAHLASRVMPGVDVVFLDTGYHFPETIGTRDAVDAVMDVNVITITPRQTVAEQDAEHGEKLHDRDPDLCCALRKVKPLEDGLTAYAAWATGLRRDESPTRANTPVVGWDAKRRKVKVSPIARWTQDDVDAYVLEHGVLTNPLLMDGYASVGCAPCTRRVLEGEDARAGRWAGRGKTECGLHG is encoded by the coding sequence ATGACGGACACTCTGATCAGCGGAGAGCTCACCGACCGCGAACTCCAGGAGCTGGCCGAGCAGGCCGGGCGCGAACTGGAGGACGCCTCCGCCACCGAGATCCTCAAGTGGGCCGCCGACACCTTCGGGCCGCGTTTCTGCGTCACCTCCTCCATGGAGGACGCCGTCGTCGCGCACCTGGCCTCCCGGGTGATGCCGGGCGTGGACGTGGTCTTCCTGGACACCGGCTACCACTTCCCCGAGACCATCGGGACCCGGGACGCGGTGGACGCGGTGATGGACGTCAACGTCATCACCATCACCCCCCGGCAGACCGTCGCCGAGCAGGACGCCGAGCACGGCGAGAAGCTGCACGACCGCGACCCCGACCTGTGCTGCGCGCTGCGCAAGGTCAAGCCGTTGGAGGACGGCCTGACCGCGTACGCCGCATGGGCGACGGGGCTGCGCCGCGACGAGTCCCCCACCCGGGCGAACACCCCGGTGGTGGGCTGGGACGCCAAGCGCCGCAAGGTGAAGGTCTCCCCCATCGCCCGCTGGACCCAGGACGACGTGGACGCCTACGTGCTGGAGCACGGGGTGCTCACCAACCCGCTGCTGATGGACGGTTACGCCTCCGTCGGCTGCGCGCCCTGCACCCGCCGGGTGCTGGAGGGCGAGGACGCACGGGCCGGCCGCTGGGCCGGCCGGGGCAAGACCGAATGCGGGCTGCACGGCTGA